A portion of the Lolium rigidum isolate FL_2022 chromosome 1, APGP_CSIRO_Lrig_0.1, whole genome shotgun sequence genome contains these proteins:
- the LOC124698943 gene encoding nicotianamine aminotransferase 1-like: protein MEGGGSKTWRFACPNPAVAAAGEKSIQRYLLQLHACLDERGPRPVIPLSHGDPSSSPSFRTAPEAVEAVVAAVRSGEYNGYSSPTVALPARRAVAEYLSRDLPYKLSHDDIFLTCGGTQAIETVMSVFGQPGVNILLPRPGYPKHEAHAVFHRMEIRHYDLLPEKGWEIDLEAVEALADENTVAIMITNPNNPCGSVYTHGHLAKIADIASKLGILVISDEVYGHLVYGSTAFVPMGVFGETVPVITLGAISKRWAVPGWRLGWIATCDPKGILRETKVVDSLRSFINLISDPATFLQGAIPHIMKNTNDDFFSNIVRLLKETAEICYDGIDEIKCITCPYKPEGSFFMMVKLDVSQLPDISDDVDFCSKLVKEESVVVLPGKALGMENWLRITFATEPPTLKQGLERLKSFCRRHQSQAN from the exons atggaaggcggcgggagCAAGACATGGCGATTCGCGTGCCCGAACCCGGCCGTGGCGGCCGCCGGCGAGAAGAGCATCCAGCGGTACCTCCTCCAGCTGCACGCGTGCCTGGACGAGCGCGGCCCGCGGCCCGTGATCCCGCTGAGCCACGGCGACccatcctcctccccctccttccGCACCGCTCCCGAGGCGGTGGAAGCGGTCGTCGCGGCCGTACGATCCGGCGAGTACAACGGGTACTCGTCACCCACCGTGGCCCTCCCCGCTCGCCG AGCTGTTGCCGAGTATCTATCTCGTGATCTCCCTTACAAGCTTTCCCATGATGATATTTTCCTCACTTGTGGTGGTACCCAAGCAATCGAGACTGTGATGTCTGTTTTTGGTCAACCCGGTGTCAATATATTGCTTCCGAGGCCTGGCTACCCAAAACACGAAGCACATGCAGTGTTTCATAGGATGGAAATACGGCATTATGATCTTCTTCCAGAGAAAGGATGGGAGATTGATTTGGAAGCTGTGGAAGCTCTTGCAGATGAGAATACTGTTGCAATTATGATTACTAATCCCAATAACCCTTGTGGTAGTGTGTACACGCACGGACATTTGGCCAAG ATTGCAGATATAGCAAGCAAGCTTGGTATTTTAGTCATTTCTGATGAAGTGTACGGTCACCTTGTCTACGGTAGCACAGCTTTTGTACCAATGGGTGTTTTTGGAGAGACTGTTCCTGTAATaactttaggagctatatcaaaaAGATGGGCTGTACCTGGCTGGAGGCTTGGTTGGATAGCAACTTGTGACCCCAAAGGCATTCTGAGAGAAACCAAG GTTGTTGATTCCCTCAGAAGTTTCATAAATCTAATATCAGATCCTGCAACATTTCTTCAG GGAGCAATTCCTCATATCATGAAGAACACAAATGATGATTTCTTCAGCAACATTGTCAGGCTGTTGAAGGAGACTGCAGAGATATGTTATGATGGAATAGATGAAATCAAGTGTATTACTTGTCCCTACAAACCAGAGGGGTCATTTTTTATGATG GTAAAACTGGATGTCTCACAATTGCCCGACATTTCTGACGACGTAGACTTCTGCAGCAAGTTGGTGAAGGAGGAATCAGTCGTAGTGTTGCCTG GGAAAGCCTTGGGCATGGAAAACTGGTTGCGCATCACCTTTGCTACGGAGCCACCAACACTGAAGCAAGGACTCGAAAGGCTCAAGTCCTTTTGCAGGAGACATCAATCTCAGGCCAATTAA